tttgattggtgcattcagtccatttacattcagggtgattattgacaggtatgtacttattgccattgcagggtttaagtttgtggttaccaaaggttcagggtttgcctctttactatcttactgtctaacttaactcacttgttgagctattataaacatggtctgatgattctttatttctctcccttcttattcctcttcctcccttcttcatatgttgtgtgttttgttatgtgttctttttatgagtgctcccatctagagcagtccctgtaggatgccctgtagaggtggtttgtgggaggcaaattccctcaacttttgcttgtctgggaattgtttaatccctccttcatatttaaatgataatcgtgctggataccgtagtcttggttcgaggcccttctgtttcattgcatcaagtatatcatgccattctcttctggcctgtagggtttctgttgagaagtctgatgatagcctgttgggttttcctttgtaggtgaccttttttttctctctggctgcctttaatactttgtccttgtctttgatctttgccattttaattattatgtgtcttggtgttgccctccttggatcccttgtcatgggagttctgtgtacctctgtggtctgagaggccatttcttcccctagtttggggaagttttcagcaattatttcttcaaagacactttctatccctttttctctctcttctggtacccctataatgcggatattgttcgttttgattggtcactcagctctcttagaattctttcattcctggagatccttttatctctctccgcatcagcttctctgcgttcctgttctctgttttctagtccattaatggtctcttgcatctcgtccattctgttttgaagtccttccagagcttgttttatttctgtattctccttccttagttcttgcatatttctctgcaagtccatcagcatggttatgacttttgttttgaattctttttcaggaagactggttaaatctatttccccaggttccttctcaggggaagatgtagcagatgccgaagctgtctgggttagtcttgtctggatcatatttttttgccttttcatgttgataggtgctattgacagCTGGGAatgccaaacttttcacttgctactggcctttctttactgggacaactgcgacccctagtggcttgtgtttggtaattgcgtgtagattgggtctttgtgtcttgcggggctggtatggaggaagcgcTCCAGAGGGGTAGTGGAcggggggtgctgtttggctgtttacctctgtgaggggtctcagaactgttgcccagggggttagtgagcctggttttccctgtaatttccagcaaCCAGGCTGTGACCtatgttgtttccgtccagctgttacgtccctgtccctttaagtctttcaaaaagcacttgcttttctttgtcacaggggcatcagctttggaacccgctcagaggtcttgctgccctgtttccctagtttccagccctccacgcatgcactgtgtctgcacccTGGTGTGGgtggttggggctgggtgtttagcagtcctgggctccctctccctcctgccgggagctggtggaaggtgtgctcgggtcctgctgggccggggattgtatcttacccctttcaccaggtgctgggctctcgcatgtgtggatgtagtctggctgttgtcctgtgtcttctggtctctcttttaggattagttgtatttgttgtattttcaaaaatatatatgtttttgggaggatattcccactgtcctactcatgccgccatgttggctccacccgcTGGTTTTTGGAATTTCCGGAATTTGTCgttggtgtcagaagtgaggGTGATCTTGTATGAGCAGTTTTCTCTCACCGTATGCTTGGCTAAACTGTTGCAGTGgcatacattttaaaacttttttattaaggtattattcatatacactcttatgaaggtttcacatgaaaaaacaatgtggttactacatttacccatattatcaagccccacccataccccaatgcagtctgCAGTGTCATACTATTGATACTCATTTCAACTTTGATTTTTTCACTTAACCTGGATAATCCTTCATTGTTAGTTCTCAGAGTTCATCTTTTTTCTGGCTTCACTTATTGTGTGGGTGAACCATAGTTTATAATTgcaaaacactggaaacaacctaaatgcccattcATAGGACAGTGGTtagaataatgttgcaatgaataaCCTTGTAGtatgtattttcattattgttagAGGCATAGcttcagggtaaattcctaaaagtgggatTTCTGTattaaaaggtaaatatttttgtagttttgcTATTACCAAATTCCACTCTAAAAGGATTTTTATCAATTTGTATGCCCACCACCAAAGTATGAAAATGCCTTTTCTCCCGCCAACAGAATGTGTTGTCAtaatttttgacaatttttaaaaattggtaattcACATAATATGTTAATATCAGGTGTACAATAATGATTTGATAGTtctatacattgtgaaatgatcacaataaatCTAACATTCATCACTGTACATAttgcaaaatttttttcttgtgatgactTTTATgatttactcttagcaactttcaaatatgcaatacagtattattaactatgtcCACTGTGCTATACATTttatccccatgatttatttattttacaactggaagtttatacctttttgactcccttcacccagTTCACCCACCTTCTCAttatccttctttgtctatttttttagtGACGTTGAACGTCTGATGTGTAGGaccatttaaaaatctgtatttgtgaACTGTCTCCTTATGTCCTTCTCCCATTTTTCCATTAGGCTTTTTTTTGTTTATCCCACAGTTTGAGTACTTTATAATGGGGCTATTAGCCCTTCTACCGGGTTTTTCACTtctgctattatttttaatttccaaggcccctttattgttttaattgttcattaaaaaaataataacattcttttttccccaatggatgtaatattttcttttgcttctttgaGGATAGTGTCCAGTTTCTTCTTCCTTActgtttttttattgtggtaaaatatagtttacaaaatttaatattttaatcattttaggtatatggttcagtggcattaaatacttTTACACTGTTGAgaaaccatcaccactgtccatcTTCAGAACATTTTTCATCTTCCTAAACTGCAACTCTGAACCCCATTAAAGAATAACTCACCTTTCCTTcccaacttatttttttaagttgactTTGCAATACACGTCTTTGcttttatctgtttgttttgGTCCTCTTTTTATCCCTCAAAGTCTGGTGATTCTTGGTTATCctgttattttaaagaatgatcACTAAGAAGTTCTAATTTCTTTGCTGTGAGTATATCtttgtgatcttattttttaggctaaaaatgtaacttttatttgtcttctttacaGCTTCATCCAGATCTCATTATgcatcataaaaatgaaaaaacagaggaaaatttTATGGAGAAAAGGAATCCACTTAGCCTTTTCTGAGAAATGGAATACTGGGTTTCGAGGCTTTAAGAAGTTTTGCTTTCACCAACACTTGTGTGTTCTGAAAGCCAAGTTGGGAAGGACAATTATTTGGAGCAGGCAGTTGAGGCACTTACAGTGCAGAAAGAAGGTCCTTCATATCCAGAAAACGTGGATCCAGGATGAACCTCTTTTTGCTAAGACAGAGTCCAATGTGGCTGCTCAAAATGTTAGTACTTTTTCCTCTAAAGTGAATAGAAAAGACACTAAACACTTCATTTCCTCTTCAAGGACCCTCCTGAAACTCCAAGCAGAGAAGTTGCTGTCATCAGTAAAGAACTCTGATTATGAATACTGTGGAGATAAAAGTTTCTTGAAGGTGGTTGCTGACTTACCAACAAATAGTGTTTTAGGTCAGGCCAGTGGTCACAGACCTAGAACAGAGCTGCAAGCTTCTGACTTTCCCATGAAGTTCAATGGGGAGAACCAAAGTTCATGTGAGAGTGGCACAATTGTGGTCACCTTGAGCAACCATAAGAGAAAGCGCTTTTGTTATGGCTGCTACCAAGGACTGGAGCACCACAGGAATGGGGGATCTCTAATTCCAAAAAAGTTCCAACTTAACCAACACAGAAGAATTAAAGTGTCTCCTCTTATGATGTATGAGAACTTATCCATGATTAGGTTTCGGTACAGGATTCTCAGATCTCAGCACTtcagaacaaaaagcaaaatttgCAAGCTTAAAAAAGCCCAGCGAAGCTGGTTGCAGGTCACTGGGGACCATCAAGAGACCCTTAGGGAGAACGGTGAGGGTGGCAGTTGCAGCCCATTCCCTGCCCCAGAACCTAAAGACCCTTCTTGTCAGCGCCAACAAGTGTACTTCCCAGATATGGACAGCAATGCTGTGGGAAAGGGGAAGAACtctcatgtgcctgatggccacaCTAAAGGAAGCCCTTTCTTGGGCAAGGAGCTTAGTTTAGATGAGGCATTCTCTAACCAACAGAATGGCAGTGCCACATACACCTGGGACCAGTCACCCTGTTCCTCTCCTAAGTGGGAGTGTACAGAACTGATTCGTAACATCCCCCTTCCAGAATATCATTCTAGTAACATGTTTATCTCAGAAACGGAAAGAGAAGTTACGACTCTGGGTCAGGAAAATCGGACAAGTACTGTCAGTGAAAACAGAGTAAAACTGTCAATGTCTGGGGCAGATCAGTCTGTGAGTGGAGTAGACCAGCCAGTGTCCAAAGAGACTGTCCAGAATGAGATCTCATGCCAGATGGATGAGGATGGATCTCTTAAGCAGAACATTCTTAGTTCTAAGTTGTTGGACCACCCTTACTGTAAAAGCCCACTGGAGGCTCCTCTGATGTGCAGTGGGCTCAAACTAGAAAATCAAGTGGGTGGTGGGAAGACCAGTGAAAAAGCATGTCCAGTGGATGATGAACAGCTGTCAGTCTGCCTTTCTGGTATGTACTCTTCCTTTATTCTCTCCCAGTTTCCAGCTTGCACTTGGTGTCCACTGACTTTTCTAGAAGagttctgttttttccttccatACATGGATTTCCTTTTAAGCAATTAGACATTCTTCTTGAAGCCTTTTATATTGCTGTATTACATAGATGTTGCATAATTGAATTCCTGCTTGATGAGCATTTgtgttgcttccaatttttttcttctataaacaGTAGTGCAATGAAATTACTTCTTTATACTTACACCATTATTTTTGTAAGTTAAGTTCCTAGTAGTAAAATTGATGGTGAAAGAATATcagtacttaaaattttaagagaattgTTATATTATCCTCCAAAAAGTTGAACTGGTTTGCACTTCTTAAACTTTGCCAGtcttaaaaatcacataaaagttccttgttttaatttccatttttaagtttgaagtttgaacatcttttctatgtttattggccactttttgtttgtatataattttcctttgcctgtttttctaatggattgtttgtattttatttagtatGTGAGAAGttcctatgtaccaggcactgtgctagttcAAAGAATATAACAACAAACGGAATACACTGGTTTCTACTGTCTTGGGCCTTAGCATTACTGTAGTTTTAAGGATGTTAAGTTAAATTTTGATGATTATAAATGTTGTAAGATTTAAGTTATTCCCTCCAAAAAGATAAAAGTCTTAAGTATCCTGACAGTGTGTATGGTATTTTTGCTTAACATTTTCGATTCTTGCATAGTAAAATTTATTTGTCCTTACTTTATGGCTTCAGGTTTTTgcattatgctttaaaaaatcttcaaGTCAAAATCTATCTCATGAAGTAAGCTGGTATGGCAGTATCAGTCTTTGACTCATTCCCCTTCTTGCAGTTTATCCAAGCTGCTAAAAGAGTACAAATGTATTTGTACAGACACATTACTTACAGTATTGTCTTGATAGTAAAAAACTGAAGACAGCCAAAACATGTTTCTCTGAAAGTATAAATTATGACACATCCAGGCAATGGTATACTGTGAAGCTGTTACAGAATATATTAAATCTATATTTGATACTGAAAGCTGTCTATATAAAGTGAAAAATGTAGCAAAGCAGAGTGGTGCCATCTTTTGTTAAAAGATACATATGTAGGATGAGTTTATATATGTGGGCACATGCATTTGTATAGGACATGTCTGGACAGATATATCAAATTGTTACGTGTATTTTCTGGGGGCTTAGGAGAGTTACTTTTTGGAGgtttaaataattttgaacattttgttttcccaaccagtaagaatatataaaaagttttctaacaaaataaaaaagagtcctagaaaatcttaaaaaaaaaactctttataCTGTCCTAGAATAGGGAAAGACAAATTTCCCTACTATGAGGTTAACAGAACCATGATGCATAAACCTAAAAAAAGGTAgcatttacttaaaaatactgATTAACTTAAATAGATGTAGCACTTCCAAAAGCAGTTGATAAATCAAATATGGCAAATAGAAAACTGCAGCATGATGTGAGGAAGTAGGAATTTTTACAGAATTTATACTTAGTGATCTGTAatgtaatttcattattttaataggctgaaagagaaaaatcatggaATCTCAGCAAGTACTGAAAAACCTATTAATAAAACTCAGGTTCTCTTCTATTTAAGTCTCTTGGAAaagtaagaataaagaaaattaatttcacatAGTAAGGAATATCCGTCAGAAACAACTGCAGTTCCACATGTTTAAGGGGATGAAGTAAGCATATGGAATCTCTTCTTCCTTCTACCATATCCTTAGAAATcacaaaaaatacattaaaaacatacGTATTTCCTTACTTAGAAACAAGGAGGAGAGTTTTGGTAGATCAGAAACTGAGAACCTCCCACAAGGCAGAAAGTAGAAGGTCCGGAGGGGAACCCCAGTGGCAGAAGAAAGATTAGTAAAGGAAAATGGTACAACACTGTGGGTGTCCCATTCCTGGAGATGGTGGAGTTGGGAGGAAAGGGGAAACCCATGGTAAAAGACTCTATACCTGGGAAATCTCAACAAAAGTATCTCTCCCTGCCTGTGCCACATACCAGCAAGGAGAATATCTGCTGTCAAGATGAAATTTTGTTGTTTACCTCCCCAGTTTTACTGACATATAATTGACATTGAGCATTGAAATCCTAAGAACAGGAGATTGGTGGGGAGATACAGgacatttccttttccctctgcccCATTACTTGCAACATCTGGCAAGAAAGAGGGAAATCCATTTCCAGAAGGACAGTTTTTGGGGTTCATAATATCCTTCCACTGAAAATAGTTCAAAGCTACTACTGCCCATCAGCGTCCTCCTCCCATGCAGGAAGTTACCCAAGTAGAGGTGAGTCCAGATTTATCACCAGATATCTTAGGAAAGCCAAGATTATGAAAGAGCAGATTCAACAAGTAAAAGAACTAAACCTGAGTCAGGATTAAtagaattgtacactttaagagGATGAATTttgtggtatgtgaattttagctcaataaagctgtttgtAAACAAATGGAAGAGACCAATTTTATAAATCATATTGATGAGACATTTTAAAGCATGATAGAAAActcataagaaataaaaatgcaccAGAAATTTGAGTTTTAGCAAGTGTGTTCTGGAGAAACTACAGAACAAGGATATTTCAAGGGTTTTACTTGTGACAATATTTAGAGAGCTAAAAACTAACAGATGGTCATCCGTAGGGAATTGGTTAAAATACAGCATACTCATTTAATGAACAACCAGGTGTTTTGAATtgatgtaggaaaaaaaaatttgtgatgTATTGATGGAAGAATAGGAACATCAAGATTAAGTACAGTGTGTAACTGACATTGAAGAAATACGTTCATAAGGGCATAAAAGTTCTAAAGGAATTACTGGGTGATtggcactttatttttaaatgtttttggtcATGTATTAGAAAAAAACCCTTCTACTTAAAATTAAAGCTTCTGcccatttcaagtttataaaAATGTCCAACCCTATTTTCTTCTAGACTATTAATGTGTTATTTTACATTCAGCAATTTGGAGAAAAGTAAAGATAGATCCCTAACTCATTCTTTATACCAAAATGAATTCCAACTGTGAATGAAAGACTTATCTAGTAGTTCTTAAAACtatttattaattcatctttTTCCCATGCTTATAATATGCCATTTGCCATTGGGTCTGTTTCTAGACTTAGTTTCTCTATTTCTGTGCTAGCACTATTTTGCTTTCATTGCTGCagttagttttatatatatattttttgagagggcatctctcatatttattgatcaaatggttgttaacaacaataaaattcagtatagggggggtcaatgctcaatgtacaatcattaatccatctcaagcctaattctcgtcagtctccaatcttctgaagcataacgaacaagttacatggtgaacgaattcttacatagtgaataaattcttacatggtgaacagtacaagggcattcatcacagaaacattc
The DNA window shown above is from Manis javanica isolate MJ-LG chromosome 3, MJ_LKY, whole genome shotgun sequence and carries:
- the SENP5 gene encoding sentrin-specific protease 5, translated to MKKQRKILWRKGIHLAFSEKWNTGFRGFKKFCFHQHLCVLKAKLGRTIIWSRQLRHLQCRKKVLHIQKTWIQDEPLFAKTESNVAAQNVSTFSSKVNRKDTKHFISSSRTLLKLQAEKLLSSVKNSDYEYCGDKSFLKVVADLPTNSVLGQASGHRPRTELQASDFPMKFNGENQSSCESGTIVVTLSNHKRKRFCYGCYQGLEHHRNGGSLIPKKFQLNQHRRIKVSPLMMYENLSMIRFRYRILRSQHFRTKSKICKLKKAQRSWLQVTGDHQETLRENGEGGSCSPFPAPEPKDPSCQRQQVYFPDMDSNAVGKGKNSHVPDGHTKGSPFLGKELSLDEAFSNQQNGSATYTWDQSPCSSPKWECTELIRNIPLPEYHSSNMFISETEREVTTLGQENRTSTVSENRVKLSMSGADQSVSGVDQPVSKETVQNEISCQMDEDGSLKQNILSSKLLDHPYCKSPLEAPLMCSGLKLENQVGGGKTSEKACPVDDEQLSVCLSGFLDEVMKKYGSLVPLSEKDVLGRLKDVFNEDFSNRKPFINKEITNYRARHQKCNFRIFYNKHMLDMDDLATLDGQNWLNDQVINMYGELIMDAVPDKVHFFNSFFHRQLVTKGYNGVKRWTKKVDLFKKSLLLIPIHLEVHWSLITVTLSNRIISFYDSQGIHFKFCVENIRKYLLTEAREKNRPEFLQGWQTAVTKCIPQQKNDSDCGVFVLQYCKCLALEQPFQFSQEDMPRVRKRIYKELCECRLMD